From a region of the Neisseria subflava genome:
- a CDS encoding polysaccharide biosynthesis protein, producing the protein MNLETLLALPRNLKKTFFVIHDILMIFVAFWFAQSLKVQYSDEWLSIANWLAFGSTALLTIILFIRIGLYRAVTRFVSIRVLTAAAFGSIISAVLFCLTTLIFEQKLHLALPIVYFLVLVVGVTSSRMILRAILTDHHRKQMTPVIIYGAGQSGRQLLEAIKQVNEYSAIAFVDDNPKIQRTVIYDLAVHNPNEIPMLISRYGVRKILLAIPSSTPEERKDIIRRLEAYKCEVLTIPGMKDLVDGKINVSSLKKISVVDLLGRTPVAPRPELMSADISDKVVMVTGAGGSIGSELCRQILNCRPTKLLLFELSEFALYSIDKELRETQAAQGSQVEVVPLLGSVQNKERLSSVMKAYQVDTVYHAAAYKHVPMVEFNTIEGIQNNVFGTLCCAQAAVDAGVSTFVLISTDKAVRPTNTMGASKRMAELCLQALAAEPEQKTRFCMVRFGNVLGSSGSVVPVFEKQIAEGGPITLTHQDITRYFMTIPEAAQLVIQAGAMGKGGDVFVLDMGESVKIIDLARQMIVLSGLKVKDEQHPHGDIEIKITGLRPGEKLYEELLIGDEVQKTTHPRIMTASEVMLPWTQLSDILSELQTACLQSDQNSLRQLLLRAPTGFVPKDGICDLVWQQNNKAV; encoded by the coding sequence ATGAACTTGGAAACCCTGCTGGCTCTGCCGCGCAACCTTAAAAAAACCTTCTTCGTCATCCACGATATCTTGATGATATTCGTGGCGTTTTGGTTTGCCCAAAGCCTCAAAGTGCAATATTCCGACGAATGGTTGAGTATCGCCAACTGGCTGGCTTTCGGCAGCACCGCGTTGCTGACCATCATCCTTTTCATCCGTATCGGCCTCTATCGTGCCGTCACGCGCTTCGTCAGCATCCGCGTCCTGACCGCCGCCGCATTCGGCAGCATCATTTCAGCGGTCTTGTTCTGCCTGACCACCCTGATTTTTGAACAAAAACTACACCTTGCCCTGCCCATCGTCTATTTCTTGGTTCTGGTGGTCGGCGTGACCAGCTCGCGCATGATCCTGCGTGCGATTCTGACCGATCATCACCGCAAACAGATGACCCCCGTCATCATCTACGGTGCAGGCCAATCCGGCCGCCAGTTGTTGGAAGCCATCAAACAGGTTAACGAATATTCGGCCATTGCCTTTGTCGATGATAACCCGAAAATCCAACGTACCGTCATCTATGACCTTGCCGTCCACAACCCCAATGAAATCCCGATGCTGATCAGCCGTTACGGCGTCCGCAAAATTCTGCTGGCAATTCCAAGTTCTACGCCGGAAGAACGCAAAGACATCATTCGCCGCCTCGAAGCATACAAATGCGAAGTCCTGACCATTCCGGGCATGAAAGATTTGGTCGACGGCAAAATCAACGTCAGCTCATTGAAAAAAATCTCTGTGGTCGATTTGCTAGGCCGCACCCCTGTGGCACCTCGCCCTGAATTAATGAGCGCCGACATCAGCGACAAAGTCGTGATGGTGACCGGCGCAGGCGGCTCTATCGGCTCCGAGCTTTGCCGTCAAATTCTCAACTGCCGTCCGACCAAACTGCTGTTGTTTGAATTGTCCGAATTCGCCCTGTACAGCATAGACAAAGAATTGCGCGAAACCCAAGCCGCGCAAGGCAGCCAAGTCGAAGTCGTACCGCTTTTGGGTTCGGTTCAAAACAAAGAACGCCTTAGCAGCGTCATGAAGGCCTACCAAGTCGATACCGTCTATCATGCCGCAGCCTACAAACACGTCCCTATGGTCGAATTCAACACCATCGAAGGCATTCAAAACAACGTATTCGGCACACTCTGCTGCGCGCAGGCTGCCGTAGATGCAGGCGTTTCCACCTTTGTTTTGATTTCCACCGACAAAGCCGTCCGTCCGACCAACACCATGGGCGCCAGCAAACGCATGGCCGAACTCTGCCTGCAAGCCCTTGCCGCCGAGCCGGAACAAAAAACACGCTTCTGCATGGTGCGTTTCGGCAATGTATTGGGTTCGTCCGGCTCCGTTGTCCCTGTATTTGAAAAACAAATTGCCGAAGGCGGCCCGATTACCCTGACCCACCAAGACATTACCCGCTACTTCATGACCATTCCCGAAGCAGCGCAACTGGTTATCCAAGCCGGCGCAATGGGTAAAGGCGGCGACGTATTCGTCCTCGACATGGGCGAATCTGTCAAAATCATCGACCTTGCCCGTCAAATGATCGTTCTCAGCGGACTCAAAGTCAAAGACGAGCAACACCCGCACGGCGACATCGAAATCAAGATTACCGGCCTGCGCCCGGGCGAGAAACTTTATGAAGAACTGCTCATCGGCGACGAGGTGCAAAAAACCACTCATCCCCGTATTATGACCGCCAGTGAAGTAATGCTTCCATGGACGCAATTATCTGACATACTGTCGGAACTCCAAACCGCTTGTCTCCAAAGCGACCAAAACAGCCTGCGCCAGCTTCTGTTGCGCGCACCGACAGGCTTCGTACCTAAAGACGGTATCTGCGACTTGGTTTGGCAACAAAACAATAAGGCCGTCTGA
- a CDS encoding polysaccharide export protein, giving the protein MKKTLSLLTLFALTACNSTTVIPGSTIKTRTKTIVYTDTDTAADTNLDSRVAVYPITPNLIEKMRTPPVLSQSNQGLEQSKSAYRYRIGSGDVLNIMVWAHSDLNSPIQQSNPQTNQVSRGAWVDESGYITYPLAGKIQAKGKTLDELQNTLTSLLKRYIKNPQVAINVTEFRSQRISVSGAINQAGQLPITNIPMTILDAINQAGGVTQSADTQHIKWTHNGVDRTISLQDMLQYGDMSQNHLLSHGDIVYVPNSSNNKIYIMGEVGKQATLPIGNHGLNLTQALGEVGGMNQAYADATGVFVIRRAPEDAAKPIHIYQLNLKDATSYALGSEFKLRSEDTVYVTAAPVTRWNRVMSQITNSISNVNTLDNTFK; this is encoded by the coding sequence ATGAAAAAAACGCTCTCCCTGCTTACTCTATTCGCACTGACTGCCTGCAACAGCACGACTGTCATTCCCGGTTCAACCATCAAAACCAGAACCAAAACCATTGTTTACACCGATACCGACACCGCCGCCGATACCAACCTCGACAGCCGTGTTGCCGTTTACCCCATCACGCCCAACCTGATTGAAAAAATGCGTACGCCGCCCGTACTTTCCCAATCCAACCAAGGCTTGGAGCAAAGCAAAAGCGCTTACCGCTACCGCATCGGCAGCGGCGACGTCCTCAATATCATGGTTTGGGCGCACTCCGACCTCAACTCCCCTATCCAGCAAAGCAATCCGCAAACCAACCAAGTCAGCCGCGGTGCCTGGGTAGATGAGAGCGGTTATATCACTTACCCGTTGGCAGGCAAAATTCAAGCCAAAGGCAAAACTTTGGACGAATTGCAAAATACCCTGACCAGCCTTCTGAAACGCTACATCAAAAACCCTCAAGTAGCCATCAACGTTACCGAATTCCGTTCGCAACGTATTTCTGTATCCGGTGCCATCAACCAAGCAGGTCAACTGCCGATTACCAATATCCCGATGACCATTTTGGATGCTATCAACCAAGCAGGCGGCGTTACCCAAAGTGCCGACACCCAACACATCAAATGGACGCACAACGGCGTCGACCGCACCATTTCCCTACAAGACATGCTGCAATACGGCGATATGTCGCAAAACCATCTCCTCAGCCATGGCGACATTGTTTACGTTCCTAATAGCAGCAACAACAAAATCTACATCATGGGTGAAGTCGGCAAACAAGCCACCCTGCCGATCGGCAACCACGGCCTCAACCTGACCCAGGCGCTCGGCGAAGTGGGCGGCATGAACCAAGCCTATGCGGATGCAACCGGCGTATTCGTGATCCGCCGCGCACCAGAAGATGCGGCCAAACCTATCCACATCTATCAGCTCAACCTGAAAGATGCGACTTCTTACGCGCTGGGCAGCGAATTCAAACTGCGTTCGGAAGACACCGTTTACGTTACCGCCGCCCCGGTTACCCGTTGGAACCGCGTAATGTCACAAATTACCAACTCCATCAGCAACGTCAACACCCTCGACAATACGTTTAAATAA
- a CDS encoding low molecular weight protein-tyrosine-phosphatase: MYHNILIVCLGNICRSPTAERIMQKKLPGHRISSAGIKALAGKDADFQAIKTALKHGVIVAGHTARQLTAQMCEQADLILVMEPCQIDMVADIHPPARSKTMLFAQWLPKKTVPDPYKQSSEMFEAVFEQLNAAADTWKTKLNGKTQPV, from the coding sequence ATGTACCACAACATACTCATCGTCTGCCTAGGCAACATCTGCCGCTCCCCCACTGCCGAGCGGATCATGCAGAAAAAACTACCCGGCCACCGCATCAGCAGCGCCGGCATAAAAGCACTGGCAGGTAAGGATGCCGATTTCCAAGCCATCAAAACCGCACTCAAACACGGCGTTATCGTTGCAGGCCATACGGCACGCCAACTGACTGCCCAAATGTGCGAACAGGCCGATTTGATTCTCGTCATGGAGCCCTGTCAAATCGACATGGTGGCCGACATCCATCCGCCGGCACGCAGCAAAACCATGCTGTTTGCCCAATGGTTGCCTAAAAAAACCGTACCTGACCCATACAAACAAAGCAGCGAAATGTTTGAAGCCGTTTTTGAACAGCTCAATGCTGCCGCAGACACTTGGAAAACCAAACTAAACGGAAAAACTCAACCGGTATAA
- a CDS encoding polysaccharide biosynthesis tyrosine autokinase, with translation MKKTTYTPYSADNDEIDFGQQLRVIWTNKYKILAALLAGGILGAAFSLASTPQYRADAMLEIETRQNQILTEINSIFNNQTTPSEAEVELVQSRLVLGKTVDDLQLDQEVKAKYTPVIGSLMHNISGDPDPRLTVGSFTVQDEWFNKTFTLTTKSNKAYTLTLPDKRVVEGKVGVPLKINNQTTLKIDQILANPGQEFALTKFSRISAIENIQNKLAVISKGKTSPIINLAFTGTDPKRTSVILNSIADNYVAQNRERDVQVASSGLAFISEELPRLKETLQDAENKLNAYRQQSGSLDIPLESKGALESLTGIETQITLLKTEEAGLAELYMPEHPSYKAVLDKLAVLERAKNKINQQIAELPNTQQEVIRLTRDVETNQATYVQLLSKQQELNIMKASAQGNVRIVDYAYVPENPVAPRKAVITFLSALAAGSLTALWLMIGNRMKNGITSSAEIENLNLEVVALVPHSKTQQKRDFFKSKFKKTGGRSNYLLASEDRADTAVEAIRALRTNIYFSMLDAPNNVLMITGAAPEAGKSFISANLATVMAQSGKRVLLIDTDMRKGYLDRLFGLTPEFGLSDILNGKAAPAKAVQETGIENLHLISSGSYPSNPSELLMDNRFNELLAHARQRYDYVILDTPPVLAVTDAVIIGQHAGTVLMISRYAHTRARELEASVERLKQNHINIKGVVLNGMKREANNSYDYYAYDAYHSGNNKS, from the coding sequence ATGAAAAAAACGACCTACACACCTTACAGCGCAGACAACGACGAAATCGACTTCGGCCAACAGCTGCGCGTAATTTGGACAAATAAATACAAAATCCTCGCTGCCCTGCTTGCAGGCGGCATTCTTGGTGCGGCCTTCAGCCTGGCATCCACTCCGCAATACCGTGCCGATGCCATGCTGGAAATTGAAACGCGACAAAACCAAATCCTGACCGAAATCAACAGCATCTTCAACAACCAAACCACGCCGTCTGAAGCAGAAGTCGAGCTGGTTCAATCACGCTTGGTGCTGGGTAAAACCGTTGATGACCTTCAGCTTGACCAAGAAGTCAAAGCCAAATACACACCCGTTATCGGCAGCCTGATGCACAACATCAGCGGCGACCCCGATCCTAGATTGACCGTCGGCAGCTTTACCGTACAAGACGAATGGTTCAACAAAACCTTCACGCTGACCACCAAAAGCAACAAGGCCTATACCCTTACCCTGCCTGACAAACGCGTTGTAGAAGGCAAGGTCGGCGTGCCTCTTAAAATCAACAATCAAACCACCCTTAAAATCGATCAAATCCTGGCCAATCCAGGTCAAGAATTTGCGTTGACCAAGTTCTCGCGCATCAGCGCCATCGAAAATATCCAAAACAAACTGGCGGTCATCAGCAAAGGTAAAACCAGCCCCATCATCAACCTTGCCTTTACCGGCACCGACCCTAAGCGCACCAGCGTCATCCTCAACAGCATTGCCGACAACTACGTTGCGCAAAACCGTGAACGCGACGTTCAAGTTGCATCCAGCGGTTTGGCCTTCATCAGCGAAGAATTGCCACGCTTGAAAGAAACCTTGCAAGACGCTGAAAACAAACTCAATGCCTACCGCCAACAATCAGGCTCTCTCGACATTCCGCTCGAGTCCAAAGGCGCATTGGAAAGCCTGACCGGCATCGAAACCCAAATTACCCTGCTCAAAACCGAAGAAGCAGGTTTGGCCGAGCTGTACATGCCGGAACACCCTTCCTATAAAGCCGTATTGGACAAACTTGCCGTCCTCGAGCGCGCTAAAAACAAAATTAATCAACAAATTGCCGAGTTACCGAATACCCAACAAGAAGTTATCCGCCTGACCCGAGACGTAGAAACCAACCAGGCTACCTACGTCCAACTGTTGAGCAAACAACAAGAACTCAACATCATGAAAGCCAGCGCGCAAGGTAATGTCCGCATCGTCGATTATGCCTATGTCCCTGAAAACCCCGTTGCACCGCGCAAAGCCGTCATCACGTTCCTGAGCGCACTTGCCGCAGGCTCATTGACCGCTTTGTGGCTCATGATCGGCAACCGCATGAAAAACGGCATTACTTCATCTGCAGAAATCGAAAACCTCAATTTGGAAGTCGTCGCTCTTGTTCCGCACTCCAAAACCCAGCAAAAACGCGACTTCTTCAAAAGCAAATTCAAGAAAACCGGCGGCCGTTCCAACTATCTGCTAGCTAGCGAAGACCGAGCCGATACTGCCGTAGAAGCCATCCGCGCCCTGCGCACCAATATCTACTTCTCCATGCTGGACGCGCCTAACAACGTCCTCATGATTACCGGTGCCGCGCCTGAAGCAGGTAAATCCTTTATCTCCGCAAACCTCGCCACCGTAATGGCGCAGTCAGGCAAACGTGTTCTGCTCATCGATACCGATATGCGCAAAGGCTACCTTGACCGACTCTTCGGCCTTACCCCCGAGTTCGGCTTGTCTGACATCCTCAACGGCAAAGCGGCTCCGGCCAAAGCCGTACAAGAGACCGGCATTGAGAACCTCCACCTCATCAGCAGCGGCAGCTATCCTAGCAATCCGTCCGAGCTTTTGATGGACAACCGTTTCAACGAGTTGCTCGCCCACGCGCGCCAACGCTACGATTACGTCATCTTGGACACGCCGCCCGTATTGGCCGTGACCGACGCCGTCATCATCGGCCAACATGCAGGCACCGTCCTGATGATCAGCCGTTATGCGCACACGCGTGCACGAGAGCTTGAGGCCAGCGTCGAACGCCTCAAACAAAATCACATCAACATCAAAGGTGTCGTCCTCAACGGCATGAAGCGCGAAGCCAACAACAGCTACGACTACTACGCCTACGATGCCTACCATTCCGGTAACAATAAATCATAA
- a CDS encoding NAD(P)H-dependent glycerol-3-phosphate dehydrogenase, with product MKITVIGAGSWGTALALHFAHHNNEVALWTRNPDQIRTLQADRENKHGLPGFPFPESLTVHADLGEALKDSQLALIVTSVAGLRSSAELLKQHNAADIPVLAACKGFEQDTGLLTFQVLKEVLPNNKKIGVLSGPSFAQELAAQLPCAVVLASENKDWVEETTAQLNTNIMRLYGSTDVIGVAVGGAVKNVMAIATGLSDGLEYGLNARAALVTRGLAEITRLAIAMGAQPKTMMGLAGIGDLILTCTGALSRNRRVGLGLAEGKELHQVLVEIGHVSEGVSTIEEVFNTAAKYQIDMPITQTLLQLIRKEMTPQQVVERLMERSARFE from the coding sequence ATGAAAATTACCGTCATCGGCGCAGGTTCGTGGGGTACAGCTCTCGCGTTGCACTTTGCGCACCACAACAATGAAGTTGCCCTTTGGACACGCAATCCCGACCAAATCCGCACCCTGCAAGCAGACCGCGAAAACAAACACGGCCTGCCCGGCTTCCCTTTCCCTGAGTCCCTGACCGTTCACGCCGATTTGGGTGAAGCGCTGAAAGACAGCCAACTTGCCCTGATCGTTACCTCCGTAGCCGGCCTCAGAAGCAGCGCCGAGCTGCTCAAACAGCATAACGCCGCCGATATTCCCGTTCTTGCAGCCTGCAAAGGTTTTGAACAAGATACCGGCCTTTTGACTTTCCAAGTACTGAAAGAAGTCCTGCCTAACAATAAAAAAATCGGCGTTCTCTCAGGTCCGAGCTTTGCCCAAGAACTTGCAGCACAACTGCCTTGCGCCGTCGTGCTTGCTTCCGAAAACAAAGATTGGGTAGAAGAAACCACTGCCCAACTGAACACCAACATAATGCGCCTGTACGGCAGCACCGACGTCATCGGCGTCGCTGTGGGCGGTGCCGTTAAAAACGTCATGGCAATTGCCACCGGCCTTTCAGACGGCCTCGAGTACGGCCTCAATGCACGCGCAGCCTTAGTAACACGCGGCCTTGCCGAAATCACCCGCCTTGCCATCGCCATGGGCGCGCAACCCAAAACCATGATGGGCTTGGCCGGCATCGGCGACCTTATCCTGACCTGTACCGGCGCACTCTCGCGCAACCGCCGCGTCGGCCTCGGCCTTGCAGAAGGCAAAGAATTGCATCAAGTACTTGTCGAAATCGGCCACGTTTCCGAAGGCGTCAGCACCATCGAAGAAGTCTTCAATACCGCCGCCAAATACCAAATCGATATGCCCATCACCCAAACCCTGCTGCAACTCATCCGCAAAGAAATGACCCCGCAGCAAGTCGTTGAACGACTGATGGAACGAAGCGCGCGCTTCGAATAA
- a CDS encoding cell division protein ZapA produces the protein MSIEQVNLDIMNVNFTINTPSEEKATLLQAVEMLNKKSDAIKESGRIVGTDKIVVMTALNVVHDLLKTTLNDDLAIGEFERRITDMNNACQKALARLEQN, from the coding sequence GTGAGTATCGAACAAGTCAATCTCGACATCATGAATGTCAACTTCACCATCAACACGCCGAGTGAAGAAAAAGCCACCCTCCTGCAAGCCGTTGAAATGCTCAACAAAAAAAGCGACGCGATTAAAGAAAGCGGCCGCATCGTCGGCACGGACAAAATCGTCGTCATGACAGCCCTCAACGTCGTACACGACCTCTTAAAAACCACCCTCAACGACGATTTGGCAATCGGTGAATTTGAGCGTAGAATAACCGACATGAACAACGCGTGCCAAAAAGCACTGGCGCGCTTGGAACAAAACTGA
- the rplM gene encoding 50S ribosomal protein L13, translating into MKTFSAKPHEVKREWFVIDAEDKVLGRVAAEVAHRLRGKHKPEYTPHVDTGDYIIVINADKLRVTGAKFEDKKYFRHSGFPGGIYERTFREMQEQFPGRALEQAVKGMLPKGPLGYAMIKKLKVYAGAEHGHAAQQPKVLELK; encoded by the coding sequence ATGAAAACCTTCTCTGCAAAACCCCACGAGGTGAAGCGCGAATGGTTCGTCATTGACGCAGAAGACAAAGTTCTGGGTCGTGTCGCAGCCGAAGTCGCACACCGTCTGCGCGGCAAACACAAACCCGAATACACCCCTCACGTTGATACCGGCGACTACATCATCGTCATCAACGCAGACAAACTGCGCGTGACCGGTGCTAAATTCGAAGACAAAAAATACTTCCGTCACTCTGGTTTCCCAGGCGGCATCTACGAGCGTACTTTCCGCGAAATGCAAGAGCAATTCCCAGGCCGCGCTTTGGAACAAGCCGTAAAAGGCATGTTGCCTAAAGGTCCTCTGGGCTACGCCATGATCAAAAAACTGAAAGTGTACGCCGGCGCCGAACACGGCCACGCTGCACAACAACCTAAAGTTTTGGAACTGAAATAA
- the rpsI gene encoding 30S ribosomal protein S9: MNGKYYYGTGRRKSSVARVFLTKGTGQIIVNGRPVDEFFARETSRMVVRQPLVLTENAESFDIKVNVTGGGETGQSGAIRHGITRALIDFDAALKPALSQAGFVTRDAREVERKKPGLRKARRAKQFSKR, translated from the coding sequence ATGAACGGTAAATACTACTACGGCACAGGCCGCCGCAAAAGTTCAGTGGCTCGTGTATTCTTGACTAAAGGTACCGGCCAAATCATCGTAAACGGCCGTCCCGTTGACGAATTCTTCGCACGCGAAACCAGCCGCATGGTTGTACGTCAGCCTCTGGTTCTGACTGAAAATGCCGAATCTTTCGACATCAAAGTTAACGTAACCGGTGGTGGCGAAACCGGTCAATCCGGCGCTATCCGTCACGGCATCACCCGCGCCCTGATCGACTTCGATGCAGCCCTGAAACCAGCTCTGTCTCAAGCAGGCTTCGTTACTCGCGATGCTCGTGAAGTTGAACGTAAAAAACCAGGTTTGCGCAAAGCACGTCGCGCAAAACAATTCTCCAAACGTTAA
- a CDS encoding protein disulfide oxidoreductase translates to MTKTLLHYAKSLLQAVIIFIFLSLIVDWVRKPDQPLQSAAQTITLTDGQTTSLQSFSQNRVAVIYFWGSWCRICSYTSSTIEKLHQDNIPTLGVALRSGSDADIAHHMQQNNLSFPNFNDSDGLMAQKWNIAVTPTIIILKDGKMIHHTSGLSSYIGLKIRIYLANIFS, encoded by the coding sequence ATGACGAAAACCCTGCTCCACTACGCCAAATCATTGCTTCAGGCTGTGATTATCTTCATCTTCTTATCCCTGATTGTCGACTGGGTGCGCAAGCCTGACCAACCCTTGCAGTCAGCAGCACAAACCATCACTTTAACCGATGGGCAAACCACTTCCCTTCAATCCTTCAGCCAAAATCGGGTTGCCGTCATTTATTTTTGGGGCAGCTGGTGTCGTATTTGTTCATACACATCATCAACCATAGAAAAGCTGCACCAAGACAATATCCCAACACTGGGCGTAGCCTTGCGCTCCGGAAGCGACGCAGACATTGCCCACCATATGCAACAAAACAATCTATCCTTTCCAAACTTCAACGATTCAGACGGCCTGATGGCTCAAAAATGGAACATAGCCGTTACACCGACCATTATCATATTAAAAGATGGCAAAATGATTCATCACACATCCGGACTTTCCAGTTATATCGGCTTAAAAATCAGAATTTACTTGGCAAATATCTTCAGCTAA
- the hpaR gene encoding homoprotocatechuate degradation operon regulator HpaR: MPNQSKHASINIGLIQAREALMTQFRPILNQANITDQQWRIIRLLAENGTLDFQDLANQACILRPSLTGILTRLEKAGLAVRLKPSNDQRRVYLKLTPEGEKLYESIGALVDERYDAIEKVLSKEKMAQLKELLAELAKIEQALK; encoded by the coding sequence ATGCCCAACCAATCTAAACATGCATCTATCAATATCGGTCTGATTCAGGCACGGGAAGCATTGATGACCCAATTCCGCCCTATTCTGAACCAAGCCAATATTACTGACCAGCAATGGCGTATCATCCGGCTCTTAGCGGAAAACGGCACACTCGACTTTCAAGATTTGGCCAATCAGGCCTGCATCCTTCGCCCCAGCCTGACAGGCATTCTAACCCGCCTGGAAAAAGCAGGTTTGGCCGTTCGCCTGAAGCCTTCCAACGACCAACGCCGTGTTTATCTAAAACTGACGCCCGAAGGTGAGAAACTCTATGAATCCATCGGTGCATTGGTTGACGAACGCTACGATGCGATTGAAAAAGTTCTGTCCAAAGAAAAAATGGCACAACTTAAAGAACTCTTGGCAGAGCTGGCAAAAATCGAACAGGCATTAAAATAA
- the hpaC gene encoding 4-hydroxyphenylacetate 3-monooxygenase, reductase component, whose protein sequence is MTDSTHTLKRLFRDAMASCAAGVHVITTDGETGRYGITMTAVTAVTDEPPTVMLCINRQSAIIPILQGNRDLCINTLNDSQQDVAEHFAGLTDLSPEERFEYHIWHRGQTGQLEVEGALAHLHGSIVDQREIGTHYVFFVQINEIRNTDTQAPALLYFRRKFKYLA, encoded by the coding sequence ATGACAGACTCAACACACACACTCAAGAGACTATTTCGAGATGCCATGGCCTCCTGTGCCGCCGGCGTACACGTTATCACGACAGACGGCGAAACGGGACGCTATGGCATTACTATGACTGCCGTAACTGCCGTTACCGACGAGCCGCCGACGGTCATGCTGTGCATCAACCGCCAATCCGCCATCATTCCCATCCTGCAAGGCAACCGTGATTTGTGTATCAACACGCTCAACGACAGCCAGCAGGATGTTGCCGAACACTTTGCCGGACTGACCGACCTCTCGCCCGAAGAACGCTTCGAATACCATATTTGGCACAGGGGACAAACCGGACAGCTCGAGGTAGAAGGCGCGCTGGCGCACCTGCACGGCAGCATTGTCGATCAACGCGAAATCGGCACGCATTACGTCTTTTTCGTTCAGATCAACGAAATCCGCAATACCGACACACAAGCACCGGCATTGCTGTATTTTCGTAGGAAATTCAAATATTTGGCATAA
- the murU gene encoding N-acetylmuramate alpha-1-phosphate uridylyltransferase MurU encodes MKAMILAAGRGERMRPLTDHTPKPLLEVAGTPLIGWHLRRLQQAGFTEIVINHAWLGQQIEDTLKDGSDYGVRIAYSPELAGGLETAGGIATALPLLGDEPFLVVNGDVLTDIDFQAARLAAQRMQEHNLLAHLWLVDNPPHHPEGDFGLLSDGLVSASSADGQALTFSGVGVYHPALFKDTPAHQAAKLAPLLRQAMSQSQISGEHHNGLWLDVGTVERLQEADRVAQSW; translated from the coding sequence ATGAAAGCAATGATACTGGCCGCCGGTCGCGGCGAACGCATGCGCCCCTTGACCGACCACACACCCAAACCCTTACTCGAAGTAGCAGGCACACCGCTTATCGGCTGGCACTTGCGCCGCCTGCAACAGGCCGGTTTCACTGAAATCGTCATCAACCATGCCTGGCTTGGCCAACAAATCGAAGATACCTTGAAAGACGGTTCGGACTACGGCGTGCGCATTGCCTATTCTCCAGAACTCGCCGGAGGCCTGGAAACCGCCGGTGGCATTGCCACTGCCCTGCCTCTTTTGGGCGACGAGCCGTTTTTGGTCGTCAATGGCGATGTGTTGACTGACATTGATTTCCAAGCTGCACGACTGGCTGCCCAGCGTATGCAGGAACACAACCTTCTCGCCCATTTATGGCTGGTGGACAATCCACCACACCATCCCGAAGGCGACTTCGGCCTGCTTTCAGACGGCCTGGTATCCGCCTCATCTGCAGACGGCCAAGCCCTGACTTTCAGCGGCGTGGGCGTTTATCATCCCGCACTTTTCAAAGATACCCCGGCGCATCAGGCTGCCAAACTTGCCCCTCTGTTGCGTCAAGCCATGAGCCAAAGCCAAATCAGCGGCGAACACCACAACGGCCTTTGGTTGGACGTCGGCACAGTCGAACGCCTGCAAGAAGCCGACCGTGTCGCCCAAAGCTGGTAA